The DNA region TCGTCGCGCGACAGCTCTTCGATGCCCAGCATGGCGATGATGTCTTTCAGGTCTTCATAGTTGGATAAAGTTTTTCGGACCTCCCGGGCCACATCGTAATGGCGCTGGCCCACGATGCGGGGCTGGAGCATGTTGGAGCGGGACTGCAGGTGATCCACGGCCGGATAGAACCCCTCACCCGCCCGCTTGCGCGACAAGACGATGGAGGCGGAAAGATGGGAAAAGGTGTGCACGGCCGATGGATCGGTCAAATCGTCGGCCGGCACGTAAACTGCTTGAATGGAGGTGATGGCCGCCTTGCGGGTGCTGCAGATGCGCTCCTCAAGCTCCGCCAGCTCGGTGCCCATGGTGGGCTGGTATCCCATGCGGGAGGGGAGCCTGCCCAACAGGCCGGACAGTTCGGAACCGGCCTGGATGAATCGAAAAATATTGTCGATGAGCAGCAGGACGTCCTGTCCCAGGTCGTCGCGGAAGTATTCGGCCATGGTCAGGGCCGAATGTCCTACGCGAAACCGGGCGCCGGGCGGTTCGTTCATCTGGCCGAAGACCATGACGGTGTTGTCGCGCACGCCGGCCTCACCCATCTCACGGTAAAGCTCCTCGCCTTCTCGGCAGCGCTCCCCGATGCCGCAAAAGATGCTCATGCCTTGATGCTTGCCCACCATGTTGTGAATCAGCTCGGTGATGATCACCGTCTTTCCCACGCCCGCCCCGCCGAAAAGCCCGGCTTTGCCGCCCCGTTCCAGAGGCACCAGCAGATCGATCGCCTTGATGCCGGTATAAAA from Desulfatitalea tepidiphila includes:
- the atpD gene encoding F0F1 ATP synthase subunit beta, which produces MDDRTSPQNVNEGIVVSVRGSIVDLFFRDRLPPLNALIHAGANGDIPIEGVSHLDANRIRGIALCATSGLGRGDPARTDGTPLTAPVGRSLLGRMLNVFGTPIDGQGELEDVALRSIHGTPLTLSARIAHQEIFYTGIKAIDLLVPLERGGKAGLFGGAGVGKTVIITELIHNMVGKHQGMSIFCGIGERCREGEELYREMGEAGVRDNTVMVFGQMNEPPGARFRVGHSALTMAEYFRDDLGQDVLLLIDNIFRFIQAGSELSGLLGRLPSRMGYQPTMGTELAELEERICSTRKAAITSIQAVYVPADDLTDPSAVHTFSHLSASIVLSRKRAGEGFYPAVDHLQSRSNMLQPRIVGQRHYDVAREVRKTLSNYEDLKDIIAMLGIEELSRDDRNTVYRARRLERFLTQPFFTTVQFTGIEGRFVDIEETISGCERILNDEFSKVPESALYMIGTLDEVRSESAAESAAEGAQEGAS